One window of Biomphalaria glabrata chromosome 6, xgBioGlab47.1, whole genome shotgun sequence genomic DNA carries:
- the LOC129926964 gene encoding inner centromere protein-like, whose protein sequence is MNTSRLFTFVKSTPQSSGQIHSFLKRNSPSPVLTMQVIQEQKKKRMLEKETRDIERMKKAAEMKKRKIEEMKRIREEKERKVAEMKERKLREEQEMKERLNKKLEEQSAMNEKMMEAKLREEREKQRLRLKKQLEADARRKQEEEERLRKLAEQEKERLKQQEEEKKYLAQVEAQKLEMQKLINKHNHTLKTNVSSSSLVTQTAAQDKSLNSYDLTPVKDKQVNVANKDPESYDIEDMGSDESTDDDEAPKKQIPKWATGIDLNVALIRQHANPPDLFVLFRHCCLEPPDLEKVFNGTKKRRYKERTSSAIWN, encoded by the exons ATGAACACCAGCAGACTGTTCACCTTTGTCAAGTCTACTCCACAGAGTTCTGGTCAAATACACTCATTCTTAAAGAGGAACTCTCCATCACCAGTCTTGACTATGCAg GTGATTcaggaacaaaagaaaaagagaatgttGGAGAAAGAAACACGGGATATTGAAAGAATGAAGAAAGCTGCAGAAATGAAGAAGAGGAAAATTGAGGAAATGAAAAG AATCAGGGAAGAAAAAGAGCGCAAGGTTGCAgagatgaaagaaagaaagcttCGGGAGGAGCAAGAGATGAAAGAGAGGCTGAACAAGAAACTGGAGGAACAGTCTGCCATGAATGAGAAAATGATGGAAGCCAAAttaagagaagaaagagagaagcaAAGACTAAG ACTTAAAAAACAGTTGGAAGCCGATGCCAgaagaaaacaagaagaggaagaaagatTGCGTAAACTAGCAGAACAG GAAAAAGAACGCTTGAAGCagcaagaagaagaaaagaaatatttggcCCAGGTTGAGGCTCAGAAATTAGAAATGCAGAAGTTGATCAACAAACACAATCATACCTTAAAAACCAATGTAAGCAGTAGTAGCCTAGtgactcaaacagctgcccaggATAAATCTCTGAACAG cTATGACTTGACTCCAGTGAAGGATAAACAAGTGAATGTTGCCAATAAAGATCCAGAAAGCTATGATATTGAAGACATGGGGTCTGATGAATCAACTGATGATGATGAAGCTCCAAAGAAACAGATTCCAAAATGGGCCACAG GTATAGATTTGAATGTAGCACTAATCAGACAACATGCTAACCCACCAGacctgtttgtcttgtttaGACATTGTTGTTTAGAACCACCTGACTTGGAAAAAGTTTTTAACGGGACGAAGAAACGTAGATACAAGGAAAGGACAAGCTCTGCGATTTGGAattag
- the LOC129926882 gene encoding uncharacterized protein LOC129926882 translates to MASLKQLDQLLVKELRRELRYRYMKIGGTKEVLTARLRQALIDEDKYPDTYLFEIKPQIYELIGKIHKGIDAMCEQINKVDNMVSQAKEEIGLLVMKQLPVDLLVKKLHGQDYGCTNSGDGDAGDWSAVCGYVPPSPTPHPTPASLTNPTPYTSLPHQPHTLHQPPSPTPHPTPASLTNPTPYTSLPHQPHTLHQPPSPTPHPTPASLTNPTPYTSLPHQPHTLHQPPSPTPHPTPASLTNPTPYTSLPHQPHTLHQPPSPTPHPTPASLTNPTPYTSLPHQPHTLHQPPSPTPHPTPASLTNPTPYTSLPHQPHTLHQPPSPTPHPTPASLTNPTPYTSLPHQPHTLHQPPSPTPHPTPASLTNPNW, encoded by the exons atggcatctttgaaacaactagaccaactcttagttaaagagctaaggcGGGAACTTCGTTACCGATATATGAAGattggtggtaccaaggaggtgcttacagctcgtctccggcaagccctgatCGATGAAGACAAATATCCGGAtacctacctatttgaaattaaaccccAGATTTATGAGCTCATTGGCAAGATACACAaaggtattgatgcaatgtgtgaacaaattaacaagGTAGATAATATGGTGTCTCAAGCAAAAGAAGAAATAGGCTTGTTGGTGATgaagcagttgcctgtagacttgTTGGTGAAGAAGTTGCATGGTCAGGACTATGGCTGCACAAatagtggtgacggagacgctggggattggagcgccgtctgtggcTATGTT CCTCCCTCACCAACCCCACACCCTACACCAGCCTCCCTCACCAACCCCACACCCTACACCAGCCTCCCTCACCAACCCCACACCCTACACCAGCCTCCCTCACCAACCCCACACCCTACACCAGCCTCCCTCACCAACCCCACACCCTACACCAGCCTCCCTCACCAACCCCACACCCTACACCAGCCTCCCTCACCAACCCCACACCCTACACCAGCCTCCCTCACCAACCCCACACCCTACACCAGCCTCCCTCACCAACCCCACACCCTACACCAGCCTCCCTCACCAACCCCACACCCTACACCAGCCTCCCTCACCAACCCCACACCCTACACCAGCCTCCCTCACCAACCCCACACCCTACACCAGCCTCCCTCACCAACCCCACACCCTACACCAGCCTCCCTCACCAACCCCACACCCTACACCAGCCTCCCTCACCAACCCCACACCCTACACCAGCCTCCCTCACCAACCCCACACCCTACACCAGCCTCCCTCACCAACCCCACACCCTACACCAGCCTCCCTCACCAACCCCACACCCTACACCAGCCTCCCTCACCAACCCCACACCCTACACCAGCCTCCCTCACCAACCCCACACCCTACACCAGCCTCCCTCACCAACCCCACACCCTACACCAGCCTCCCTCACCAACCCCACACCCTACACCAGCCTCCCTCACCAACCCCAACTG gtaA
- the LOC106057484 gene encoding uncharacterized protein LOC106057484 produces the protein MGPKRKTNSVYLEKAAIYIYVPITIHIESGEKRQISDSSSESSVETDSDHEDETPSESGHREKAPKDSGHKTKTSVKKACRSSERYTRGRQAKKTVTAVKTEAPLVSVRATASQTVAPERAAEDGTANEPKPKETTKKQTSSTLVSPSTNSKPTETKSGMGSWGCSIG, from the exons ATGGGTCCCAAAAGGAAAACTAACTCTGTGTATCTCGAGAAAGCTgctatctatatctatgtccCAATTACA ATTCACATTGAGAGTGGTGAGAAAAGACAAATTAGTGATTCCTCATCCGAATCTAGTGTTGAAACTGACAGCGACCACGAAGACGAGACGCCTTCAGAAAGCGGCCACCGAGAAAAGGCGCCTAAAGACAGCGGCCACAAAACCAAGACAAGTGTTAAAAAAGCCTGCCGGTCTTCAGAACGTTATACCAGAGGGAG ACAGGCTAAGAAAACTGTGACGGCAGTTAAGACTGAGGCCCCACTGGTGTCAGTGAGAGCTACAGCTAGTCAAACTGTGGCACCAGAAAG agCGGCGGAAGATGGAACAGCAAATGAGCCAAAGCCAAAGGAGACAACGAAAAAACAAACATCGTCTACTTT gGTGTCCCCTTCAACCAACTCCAAGCCCACTGAAACAAAGTCTGGAAT ggGCTCTTGGGGATGCTCTATTGGTTGA
- the LOC106057513 gene encoding inner centromere protein-like has translation MENAWRTNFHLACSSLLIPLEECQKAVDKAFADIELDFTWLEEIKNEAYMLFSKKRNKLEIMPKTPSQKLPRQRKTKRKLSELNEDKENELNISNCVPTKLKFEGCSPNEDRLASEETEVKNGRPARNCKANRPNYSEEDDDKPKRGVRQSRRQLNKSQAVKKTEISPSVKDRTKAYEDLIKKSATKSPVPTSLARNVACHDMMTPTSTKESAVSRQASTLPAQASEVKVKNGAPKDKPDLKITKQGETVQVNSKVNVECQLRMTEKDNLEQQGSSLDETQVMVTEVFEIEAHTKAVKLKEFEMVKSKTTSIIEVSLGSKTDIQQIVSGEIDKVSDQQSRPKSDQRKKQQSDQKKSHNDLKKNKPQVSELDVTQVVVTEVFEIENEKPALLKGSEMVKIKTIPLGTTDELQDKNINNSINETDKSLPCTTNVDTIFIKPNDVGKAGTAATSKSKNESAPTKTDEEIEVGRSTRTRTRAMQQKQMEKSVKDQEDTTDTSAAESQSNLNATFTKEDEGSMARTTRTKTRLKKEQENKEIETETEGARTRTRTAKLAVTTVSAASETVQPNLEDKYRCGLKRPVEERGLSPCPKRTRSYQLEKPIEVPNSPSRIEAINKDVLKSPRRSPKAFKFNSAQKKISGFTNRTPGFGMNTSRLFTFVKSTPQSSGQIHSFLKRNSPSPVLTMQVIQEQKKKRMLEKETRDIERMKKAAEMKKRKIEEMKRIREEKERKVAEMKERKLREEQEMKERLNKKLEEQSAMNEKMMEAKLREEREKQRLRLKKQLEADARRKQEEEERLRKLAEQEKERLKQQEEEKKYLAQVEAQKLEMQKLINKHNHTLKTNVSSSSLVTQTAAQDKSLNSYDLTPVKDKQVNVANKDPESYDIEDMGSDESTDDDEAPKKQIPKWATGIDLNVALIRQHANPPDLFVLFRHCCLEPPDLEKVFNGTKKRRYKERTSSAIWN, from the exons ATGGAAAATGCATGGAGAACAAATTTCCATCTGGCATGTAGTTCTCTTCTTATACCATTGGAGGAGTGCCAGAAAGCTGTTGACAAAGCATTTGCAGACATAGAACTTGATTTCACATGGttagaagaaattaaaaatgaagCATATATGCTGTTTTCAAAAAAGAG AAACAAATTAGAAATAATGCCAAAAACTCCAAGTCAAAAACTGCCTAGACAGAGGAAGACAAAAAGGAAACTATCTGAGCTGAATGAGGATAAGGAGAATGagttaaatatttcaaattgtGTTCCAACAAAGCTGAAGTTCGAAGGGTGCAG TCCCAATGAAGACAGATTAGCCAGTGAAGAGACAGAGGTGAAAAATGGTCGCCCTGCTAGAAACTGCAAAGCTAATAGACCTAATTACAGCGAGGAAGATGATGACAAACCTAAGAGGGGGGTACGCCAATCTAGGAGACAACTGAACAAATCTCAGGCTGTTAAGAAGACAGAAATCAGTCCCAGTGTCAAAGATAGGACAAAAGCTTATGAAGATCTGATCAAGAAGAGTGCCACTAAAAGTCCTGTACCCACTTCACTGGCCAGGAATGTTGCTTGTCATGACATGATGACACCAACCAGCACTAAAGAATCAGCTGTGAGCAGACAGGCGTCCACGCTGCCAGCACAAGCCAGTGAAGTAAAAGTTAAGAATGGAGCGCCAAAGGACAAACCTGATTTGAAGATCACCAAACAAGGGGAAACAGTACAAGTAAACTCCAAG GTAAATGTAGAATGTCAGCTTAGAATGACAGAAAAGGACAATTTAGAACAACAGGGATCTTCTCTAGATGAAACACAAGTAATGGTGACAGAAGTCTTTGAGATTGAGGCACATACTAAAGCTGTGAAACTAAAAGAGTTTGAGATGGTGAAATCAAAGACTACATCTATTATAGAAGTCAGCCTTGGGTCAAAAACAGATATTCAGCAAATTGTTTCTGGAGAAATAGACAAAGTAAGTGATCAGCAGAGTAGACCAAAGAGTGACCAAAGGAAGAAACAACAGAGTGACCAAAAGAAGTCACATAATGATCTGAAAAAGAACAAACCTCAAGTTTCAGAACTAGATGTAACGCAAGTGGTTGTTACTGAAGTTtttgaaattgaaaatgaaaagcCTGCTTTACTGAAAGGGTCAGAAAtggtaaaaattaaaacaataccCTTAGGAACAACAGATGAATTACAGGATAAGAACATCAATAATAGTATTAATGAGACTGATAAATCTTTGCCCTGTACAACTAATGTTGATACAATTTTCATAAAGCCAAATGATGTTGGTAAAGCAGGTACTGCAGCAACCAGTAAATCCAAAAATGAATCTGCTCCCACCAAGACAGATGAGGAGATTGAGGTGGGTAGATCTACTCGTACAAGAACTAGGGCAATGCAACAGAAACAAATGGAGAAAAGTGTGAAAGACCAGGAGGACACAACAGACACGAGCGCAGCAGAATCACAATCGAACTTGAATGCAACTTTCACTAAGGAGGATGAGGGATCAATGGCCAGAACAACACGTACAAAGACTCGTTTAAAGAAAGAGCAAGAGAATAAAGAAATCGAGACAGAGACTGAAGGGGCTCGGACAAGAACAAGGACAGCTAAGCTGGCTGTAACTACTGTTTCTGCAGCCAGTGAAACAGTGCAGCCTAATCTGGAAGACAAATACAG atGTGGCTTGAAAAGACCAGTTGAAGAGAGAGGGTTATCTCCATGTCCAAAACGAACTCGTTCCTATCAGTTAGAAAAACCTATA GAAGTTCCAAATTCACCATCAAGGATAGAAG CTATAAACAAAGATGTTCTGAAGTCTCCAAGAAGG agTCCAAAAGCATTTAAATTCAATAGTGCACAGAAAAAGATTTCTGGCTTTACAAACAGGACCCCAGGCTTTGGTATGAACACCAGCAGACTGTTCACCTTTGTCAAGTCTACTCCACAGAGTTCTGGTCAAATACACTCATTCTTAAAGAGGAACTCTCCATCACCAGTCTTGACTATGCAg GTGATTcaggaacaaaagaaaaagagaatgttGGAGAAAGAAACACGGGATATTGAAAGAATGAAGAAAGCTGCAGAAATGAAGAAGAGGAAAATTGAGGAAATGAAAAG AATCAGGGAAGAAAAAGAGCGCAAGGTTGCAgagatgaaagaaagaaagcttCGGGAGGAGCAAGAGATGAAAGAGAGGCTGAACAAGAAACTGGAGGAACAGTCTGCCATGAATGAGAAAATGATGGAAGCCAAAttaagagaagaaagagagaagcaAAGACTAAG ACTTAAAAAACAGTTGGAAGCCGATGCCAgaagaaaacaagaagaggaagaaagatTGCGTAAACTAGCAGAACAG GAAAAAGAACGCTTGAAGCagcaagaagaagaaaagaaatatttggcCCAGGTTGAGGCTCAGAAATTAGAAATGCAGAAGTTGATCAACAAACACAATCATACCTTAAAAACCAATGTAAGCAGTAGTAGCCTAGtgactcaaacagctgcccaggATAAATCTCTGAACAG cTATGACTTGACTCCAGTGAAGGATAAACAAGTGAATGTTGCCAATAAAGATCCAGAAAGCTATGATATTGAAGACATGGGGTCTGATGAATCAACTGATGATGATGAAGCTCCAAAGAAACAGATTCCAAAATGGGCCACAG GTATAGATTTGAATGTAGCACTAATCAGACAACATGCTAACCCACCAGacctgtttgtcttgtttaGACATTGTTGTTTAGAACCACCTGACTTGGAAAAAGTTTTTAACGGGACGAAGAAACGTAGATACAAGGAAAGGACAAGCTCTGCGATTTGGAattag